One region of Quercus lobata isolate SW786 chromosome 2, ValleyOak3.0 Primary Assembly, whole genome shotgun sequence genomic DNA includes:
- the LOC115977794 gene encoding protein BIG GRAIN 1-like A, whose protein sequence is MHRWEKTLREDRYSHERKNPSFSSTLLDKIYRSIDDGDKRSGELKFYRETMGKKQSKGSGKSNRALEEEEVASLRRACLIEKWMDKKVKEKATTHRRQNLTELERKSQHDHDHDQDVLFFSSTSSSSDSSSGGFSSSDTESVFGVRSRSSCFAPPRPKSVSTSVSPRSERTERKQSNLYQEQRALHMCDDYHHNTTTTTGQTPKLKEGIIKSKSRALKIYANLKKVKQPISPGGRFANFLNSLFATGNTKKTKSTLTSSIQGYDDAVIVERKSKSVQATTVCSSASSFSRSCLSKNSPSSREKLRNGVKRTVRFYPVSVIVDEDCRPCGHKCLYEEDNSSLMAGSVPTAWKIGRSPTRRNEEELKFQVLEKTRRVEEAAREFLRDYHHQKQKKNELTMRDFHAKNDYIYEDDDDDASSCSSSDLFELDHLVVMGKNRYSEELPVYETTHVDTNRAIANGLIM, encoded by the coding sequence ATGCATAGGTGGGAGAAAACATTGAGAGAAGATAGATACAGCCACGAGAGAAAAAACCCGTCTTTCTCTTCAACTCTGCTGGACAAAATTTACCGTTCCATTGATGATGGTGACAAAAGGAGTggagaattgaaattttacagaGAAACAATGggaaaaaaacagagcaaagGTAGTGGGAAAAGCAATAGAGCTCTGGAAGAGGAAGAGGTGGCTAGTCTTCGCCGAGCCTGTTTGATCGAGAAGTGGATGGATAAGAAGGTCAAAGAAAAGGCTACCACACATCGAAGACAGAACTTGACAGAATTGGAGAGAAAATCACAGCACGATCATGATCATGACCAAGATGTTCTGTTCTTCAGCTCCACTTCAAGCTCTTCAGATTCTAGTTCTGGAGGATTCTCATCCTCTGATACGGAGTCTGTGTTCGGTGTGAGATCGAGGTCCTCCTGTTTCGCACCTCCAAGGCCTAAATCTGTAAGCACCAGCGTCTCTCCTCGATCGGAGAGAACAGAGAGAAAACAGAGCAATCTGTATCAAGAACAGAGGGCGTTGCATATGTGTGATGATTATCATCAtaatactactactactacaggGCAGACTCCAAAGCTTAAGGAAGGCATAATTAAGTCAAAATCGAGGGCATTAAAGATTTATGCCAATTTAAAGAAGGTGAAACAGCCAATTTCACCTGGTGGTCGCTTCGCGAATTTCCTAAATTCTCTTTTTGCAACAGGGAATACAAAGAAAACGAAGAGCACGTTAACATCGTCAATTCAAGGGTATGATGATGCTGTTATCGTGGAGAGGAAATCCAAGTCAGTGCAAGCCACAACCGTTTGTTCTTCTGCATCTTCGTTTTCAAGATCATGCCTGAGCAAAAATTCACCTTCTTCTAGAGAAAAGCTACGCAATGGGGTTAAAAGGACGGTCCGATTCTACCCGGTAAGTGTGATTGTTGATGAAGATTGTCGTCCATGTGGGCATAAATGCTTGTACGAGGAAGACAATTCGAGTCTAATGGCGGGGTCAGTGCCAACAGCGTGGAAAATTGGACGATCTCCTACAAGAAGGAATGAAGAAGAGCTCAAATTCCAGGTCTTGGAGAAAACCCGACGCGTGGAAGAGGCGGCTAGAGAGTTTCTAAGAGATTATCATcatcaaaaacagaaaaagaacgAGTTAACAATGCGAGATTTTCATGCCAAAAATGATTATATttatgaagatgatgatgatgatgcatcCAGTTGCTCAAGCTCGGATCTTTTTGAGCTTGATCACCTTGTTGTAATGGGGAAAAATAGGTATAGTGAAGAGCTTCCAGTGTATGAAACCACTCATGTTGATACTAATCGGGCCATTGCTAATGGCTTGATAATGTAA